The Candidatus Omnitrophota bacterium DNA window GCCTTCTTCGCATCTGACCATAACCTCTGGCGACGATCCGACGAGCGAGAATGAACCTAATCTCAGATAATACATGTACGGCGACGGATTTATCGACCGTAGCGCCCTGTATATCTGGAATGGATGCGCCGACACCGGTATCTCGAACCTCTGGGACGGTACGACCTGTATAATATCGCCCTTCTTTATATAAACTTTGGCTTTACGCACCAGCTCCTCAAAAGCCTTTTTGGTAAAATTGGATTTTATTTTAGGAAATATTTTACGCGGCTTCGCGGAGCGGTAAGAACGCTCCGAAGACGGCGCCTTCAGGTCGCGGATGAGTTTGTCGATCTTCTTCACAGCCTCTTCGTATGCTTTCGCCGGGTCGCCTTTTATGTGGGCGTTCGACACGACCTTTATCTTGTGATCGACATGGTCGAATATAAGGATCGTATCCGTCATCATCAAAAGCGAATCCGGCACTTTCAGGTCGTCGGGATTCTTGTTCGGCAATTTCTCCATAAACCGCACCATGTCATATCCGAAAAATCCTACGAACCCGCCGGAGAACCTCGGCAGTCCCGGAACATTCACGGCCTTGTACGGCTTTAGAAGTTTTTTAAGTTCTTCGATGGGATCCATCACGAGGAAGCTTTTAACGGCCTTGCCTTCTCGGATCGTGACCCTGTTGCCTTCGCTCGAAAAGACCAGAGAAGGCGAACTGCCGAGAAACGAATACCTCGCGATCCTCTCCCCGCCCTCGACCGATTCCAAAAGGAACGAATAATCACCGCGGTCTATTTTCGTATAACATGACAGCGGCGTCTCAAAATCGGCCATGATCTCCGCATATACGGGTATCAGATTGCCTTTTTTAGCCAGCGCCATGAACTCTTTTTTCGTCGGATGATACATCTAATTACCTCTTAACCCTACAACCTACGCGGTAACCGCGTAGGTTACCGCGTAGGTTGATTATAAACGGTTTTCGGGTCGAAAATACGCTTGCCGATAATTTCGAACTGCCCGTCTTTTTTCAATCTCCTGAAATAACACGTAAAATATCCTTCATGACATGCGGCGCGTTCCTGGTCGACCATAAAAAGAAGCGAGTTACCTTCGCAATCGATCGCCAGCGATTTGACCGCCTGCGTGCAACCGCTCGTCTCGCCTTTTAACATAAGCCGCCCCTTTGAGCGCCTGAATACGTATATCTTGCCCGCCTCAAGCGTCTTTAAAAGCGCGTCGCGGTTCATGTAACATAGTGTCAGCACTTCTTTGGTCTTTTCGTCCTGTATGATGGATGGTATCAATCCTTTATCGTCGAATTTTATTAATTCTAAAATCTTATCCATATATCTCCTTGTTTTATCCGTCATTGCGAGGGTGCGAAGCACCCGAAACAATCTCGCTTTAGATTGCTTCGCTTCGCTCGCAATGACGTGCTTTTAAATCCTGACTTCCACTTTCCTCTTCCTTAGATATCTCTTAGCATCCATTATCGAATATTCCCGGAAATGGAATATCGAAGCCGCGAGCACCGCGTCCGCTTTACCGTCCGTCAACGCCTCATAAAGATGCTCGAGCTCGCCCGCCCCGCCCGAAGCTATCACTGGAATACCTACCGATTCGCTTATCTCCCTGGTTAGCGGAATATCGTAGCCGGCCTTTGTGCCGTCATAGTCCATGCTCGTCAGAAGTATTTCACCGGCGCCAAGTGTCTCCATCTTCTTCGCCCATTTGACGGCATCGAGGCCCGTCGGCGTCCTGCCGCCATTTATGAAAACCTCCCACCCGGACGTCTTACGCCGGACGCTTTGCGCTTTGCGCCGCGCGTCAATCGCGACAACGATGCACTGACTGCCAAACCTGGACGAGGATCTCCGTATAAGCGCAGGATCCTTAACCGCCGCCGTATTTATCGAAACTTTGTCGCACCCGGCGTTCAGAAGAGCCCGTATGTCGTCTATGGAACGGATACCTCCGCCGACTGTAAACGGCAGAAAAACCGTCTCCGCGACTTTGCGCGCCAGCTCAAGCGTTGTATTCCTTTTCTCATGGCTGGCGGTAATATCAAGGAATATAAGCTCGTCGGCGAGCGCCTTATCATAATAACGCGCGTTCTCGACCGCCCCGCCCGCGTCGCGAAGATTGACGAAATTCACACCCTTCACCACGCGGCCGTCCTTTATGTCGAGGCACGGGATTATTCTTTTTGTGAGCATACTTTTATCGCTTCCGTAAGGTCTATCCTGCCTTCATACAGCGCCTTGCCGATTATCATGCCTTCCAACCCGTCGGAGGCCAGCATCTTCAATTTTTTTACATCTTCAATAGTCGTAACGCCGCCGGCGGCTACTACCCTGGCGCGCGGCACAGCCAGTATCCCTCTTAAGCTATATATGTTCGGCCCTTCCATCATCCCATCCTTCGAGATATCGGTATAATTGACAGCGGTTATTCCGAAATCGACCGCTTCCTTCACAAGATCGACCGCTTTGATATCCGTCTTCTGCACCCACCCTTTTGTGTGGACCATGCCGTCTTTCGCATCCACACTTATAACGACCATCTCCCGAAAATCGCTCTTTGAGATGGACGCCAGGAATCCGACATCGAGCGCGCTGGTTCCGATACAGACTTTCTCGATACCGGTATCGAGAACGCGTTCTATGGTTCCCAGATCCCGTATCCCGCCGCCCAGTTCAACACTAATCCCGGGCAGAGCCCGCACGATCTCGCTAACAGCCTTCAGGTTCTTTAGCTCTCCTTCCAGCGCGCCGTCCAGATCTACGACGTGTATAAGCTTCGCGCCGCAGGACGCCCACTTTCGGGCCATCTCAACCGGCGATGACGAATAGACTGTCTCCGCATCAGCC harbors:
- the trpE gene encoding anthranilate synthase component I; protein product: MYHPTKKEFMALAKKGNLIPVYAEIMADFETPLSCYTKIDRGDYSFLLESVEGGERIARYSFLGSSPSLVFSSEGNRVTIREGKAVKSFLVMDPIEELKKLLKPYKAVNVPGLPRFSGGFVGFFGYDMVRFMEKLPNKNPDDLKVPDSLLMMTDTILIFDHVDHKIKVVSNAHIKGDPAKAYEEAVKKIDKLIRDLKAPSSERSYRSAKPRKIFPKIKSNFTKKAFEELVRKAKVYIKKGDIIQVVPSQRFEIPVSAHPFQIYRALRSINPSPYMYYLRLGSFSLVGSSPEVMVRCEEGKVELRPIAGTRRRGTSDEEDSKLMKELLADPKERAEHIMLVDLGRNDIGRVCDFKSVRVSELMTIEKYSHVMHIVSDVSGRLTKGKDMFDVIRATFPAGTVTGAPKVRAMEIIDSLENVRRKTYAGSVGYFSFSGNLDCCITIRTILVKGRTAYIQAGGGIVADSVPAKEYQETVNKARALVRAIEMAEEGIE
- a CDS encoding phosphoribosyl-AMP cyclohydrolase, translating into MDKILELIKFDDKGLIPSIIQDEKTKEVLTLCYMNRDALLKTLEAGKIYVFRRSKGRLMLKGETSGCTQAVKSLAIDCEGNSLLFMVDQERAACHEGYFTCYFRRLKKDGQFEIIGKRIFDPKTVYNQPTR
- the hisF gene encoding imidazole glycerol phosphate synthase subunit HisF, encoding MLTKRIIPCLDIKDGRVVKGVNFVNLRDAGGAVENARYYDKALADELIFLDITASHEKRNTTLELARKVAETVFLPFTVGGGIRSIDDIRALLNAGCDKVSINTAAVKDPALIRRSSSRFGSQCIVVAIDARRKAQSVRRKTSGWEVFINGGRTPTGLDAVKWAKKMETLGAGEILLTSMDYDGTKAGYDIPLTREISESVGIPVIASGGAGELEHLYEALTDGKADAVLAASIFHFREYSIMDAKRYLRKRKVEVRI
- the hisA gene encoding 1-(5-phosphoribosyl)-5-[(5-phosphoribosylamino)methylideneamino]imidazole-4-carboxamide isomerase gives rise to the protein MLVIPAIDIKAGKVVRLTQGRADAETVYSSSPVEMARKWASCGAKLIHVVDLDGALEGELKNLKAVSEIVRALPGISVELGGGIRDLGTIERVLDTGIEKVCIGTSALDVGFLASISKSDFREMVVISVDAKDGMVHTKGWVQKTDIKAVDLVKEAVDFGITAVNYTDISKDGMMEGPNIYSLRGILAVPRARVVAAGGVTTIEDVKKLKMLASDGLEGMIIGKALYEGRIDLTEAIKVCSQKE